The Montipora capricornis isolate CH-2021 chromosome 1, ASM3666992v2, whole genome shotgun sequence genome contains a region encoding:
- the LOC138048638 gene encoding uncharacterized protein — MIPETSGATQLDAPPSKEDTPKLDFSSNTKKKISLKAGNEEEEAKFLRSSFGQDAVLHSFHKCKSTKCSGLSSSEQDRLAKRSDERFNHHWINDKITFCSKTGFNWLIYEEGRGMFCYLCRKHNVANTKNKSKKFNVEAAVRFKKKAVEDHANSQQHKDAIAAELLSRVSTFHEEIERKEKTKDDVYHNAFTAMYWLAKEEIANKKFTSLLELLEQLGLKDMRFFQHRSAGSLREMFLLLGKVVRDTVVNTVADVTRFGLLSDEVNDVYVHKVSKRSAAYAKAALDVKSLSLSREGNKKIKTRIQKACRTRWLSTDRAIEGIYEDFEAVTTVLKYFKEDGDATATGLLKQIGNIKFVGMVYLLREVLPVRSHVSRIFQEGEIH; from the exons ATGATACCGGAAACCTCTGGTGCCACCCAACTTGATGCTCCCCCTTCCAAAGAAGATACTCCCAAGCTTGATTTCTCATCGAACACAAAGAAGAAAATATCGTTGAAGGCTGggaatgaagaagaagaagctaagTTTTTGAGATCATCATTTGGGCAAGACGCTGTTTTACATAGTTTTCACAAGTGTAAAAGCACTAAGTGCAGTGGTCTTTCTTCCTCTGAGCAAGACCGTTTGGCTAAGAGATCAGATGAGCGATTTAATCATCACTGGATCAATGACAAGATAACCTTCTGCAGCAAGACAGGTTTTAACTGGCTTATTTACGAAGAAGGAAGGGGGATGTTCTGCTATCTTTGTAGAAAACACAACGTTGCTAACACTAAAAATAAAAGTAAGAAGTTTAATGTTGAAGCAGCggtgcgattcaagaaaaaggcCGTAGAGGATCATGCCAATTCGCAGCAGCACAAAGATGCCATTGCAGCAGAACTCTTAAGCAGGGTGTCCACCTTTCATGAGGAGatagaaagaaaggaaaagacgaAAGATGATGTCTATCATAACGCATTCACTGCAATGTATTGGCTAGCAAAGGAAGAAATTGCCAACAAAAAGTTTACGAGTTTGCTtgagttattagaacagcttgGACTTAAAGACATGCGATTCTTTCAGCATCGGTCTGCTGGTTCACTAAGGGAGATGTTTCTGCTACTGGGAAAAGTTGTTCGAGATACAGTGGTGAACACTGTTGCTGACGTAACAAGATTTGGTTTATTGAGTGACGAAGTCAATGATGTTTACGTTCATAAAGTTT CAAAGAGATCTGCTGCTTACGCAAAAGCGGCGCTAGATGTCAAGTCGTTGAGTCTATCTCGCGAAGGAAACAAGAAGATCAAAACCAGAATTCAGAAGGCTTGCAGAACCCGTTGGCTATCAACTGACAGGGCAATAGAGGGTATATACGAAGATTTTGAAGCTGTAACCACGGTTTTAAAGTATTTTAAAGAAGATGGCGATGCCACAGCAACTGGGCTTCTCAAGCAAATAGGAAACATCAAGTTCGTTGGCATGGTGTACCTTCTACGCGAGGTGCTTCCAGTTCGGTCGCATGTTAGCAGGATTTTTCAGGAAGGGGAAATTCATTAG